A window of the Megalopta genalis isolate 19385.01 chromosome 2, iyMegGena1_principal, whole genome shotgun sequence genome harbors these coding sequences:
- the mop gene encoding tyrosine-protein phosphatase non-receptor type protein myopic isoform X2 — MEAVPRLPMISFQLKVSPETTTFGLKLKQYILDFYNEDPESYSNEIHQLESLRAMAIRPPVDMAGCLLLKKYYCQLHFLQSRFPMGKDGAAAVTFTWRDTYANMVCSLANIRFEIISVLYNIGSMHTQLGARTERLSADGMRIACAHFQCAAWAFEHLKNSYPQPSGVDLAPELMTFMHQLCLAQAQECILEKSMLDNRKPTIVAKVARQIVDYYTLALTTLKQGGSEDGTISDTVGTKIYRSWKRYVKFKKAYHLAVTHLYQGLAAEEQRKMGERVAFYNAALASLNEAQSIYAHAKTEEKTLIEEALTFTNDVIEGKRKAAKNENEFIYHEEVPEKETLPTVKGASLVKGISFSINDPEVSGPDIFARLVPMKVHEASSLYSEEKAKILRSIGSKIEDKDQQLNSYLASLKLEHMSLWDPDVQITEWERLPLPDELVERCAALNAKQHVIQELVDVMGKLSNTSQDVEKILKEINKLLLDEEMKEKQYQDAVGKRPPSIVATDLTREAKKYEEAHSKASESNHALHKAITMHVKNLKILAQPLAELMTHVPSPSAYLSEQNNEKSQTAIELERMHTKELKHILGKVDEMRRQRNELHTKLRDSIAQDDLTRLLVTATSDSGPLDRLFADQLSKHQNLVSLIEQNLVAQDNILAALTDAYAQTANVRKGVEEILKRREHTVTSLIASYDAYEDLLGKANKGLEFYRKLEINVSKLLQRVKSTCKVQEEEREHILAQDNKNSQGKVDTMTTTTYDQNRVRSGSGLKLKDYLNNRPENVQNQYYNVGKGQARPFPGDATVKAYLDDTVDKNVIHSAGISLPDTASSAQSMQQYYPASYTDYKPNLPYAYETVSYNENSTVTVTNMTTSTASTVAHYPTNSFMSNGQYSAVLDGQHKYSTNTQLQYNLPSNVAQYETYQPPINYNTGYNFTQQYPSTVEKSDNAIDTKVRNLPPEMSVVSQTAVPTSSVTSKSLNVHQNIYMATDQQRQQYGTESVPQQTLASEGSAQTIRNQQVLPANGPQMQNYVLPQISQNEVPCSQDYSSGTVYYNQLDLHTQQTAGSAQSTPGTANIAVSTSRIPTHYVHTNIPQSVNSTTSLTVIGNEKDTSNLHSTTIMQYPGQTEPFYVDKTYSYGTQVPINNTALSYPCTYQSVQQNTGVSYAHTIMPSDTCNTYTYPSCSSTAEIIQSHAKSSTIQNYSQMYQYPQQSHYSGYVGYSPSYNQGYNYMQSNQITNAVTETYKNHMGYTYNPTSQCYDYNPSINLQNMQPAQEQQQQPPPAPPPPPPAELTLQTTVTNSNVYLPQESNATYTNASNNSLVSQTPSSQYSGQPYQSQGASDIYYTTPYGLQMQNQASTGKNENQTNYNQTYMQAVNNGTNTTTSKNPTKSTTKSSEKSNVDLLSDLDITINHAPLVPEIRPLNKTQIQEESEVSTVDDGDNIERQNENEQANAQACVSEDKVENENLQIVWDTWYNDVQPKKDPLGEPVALQKFISEVEKYEKFIDSLLVKTLSGATNLDIKWKEIQEFEERETGKQSCTVALAHSSENRVMECIPYDAARVQILSTDTQLSYINASHVVEITQWMPTSFIVTQTPLVDKTQVFWMMTWEQECEIIACLASDMQLNGEIYWPTNEEDILHIGTFTITLKKRVNHVSYIQRVISVYNIKKNSEKTVVHMQFLTWPSNGFPSSPGTLLTFATDVMTEQALRRCSKPIIVHCLDGGSLSSLFLVATATVCHIRAGCGIVDVPLVFKGFLKYRKQVVNKESLLFAYQLVLYHAQDILMKRGILSSTRSTFENFEGFKGNKDKISRKMHPSDDFLQSLGINAQRSDTEQGQQKAAANNGTGPSNSTSIQEKGNETTMDPLNQLDPLWSIRR; from the exons ATGGAAGCAGTACCAAGGTTACCGATGATATCGTTCCAATTAAAAGTCAGTCCGGAAACTACTACGTTTGGATTAAAATTGAAGCAG TACATCCTTGATTTTTATAATGAGGATCCTGAAtcctattcgaatgaaatacaTCAGTTGGAAAGTTTACGAGCAATGGCTATTAGACCACCAGTCGACATGGCTGGTTGTTTATTATTGAAGAAGTATTATTGTCAGTTACATTTTCTTCAGAGCAGGTTTCCTATGGGAAAAGATGGAGCAGCAGCAGTCACATTTACATG gAGAGACACATATGCGAATATGGTTTGTTCTTTGGCCAATATTCGCTTTGAAATCATTTCGGTATTATACAATATCGGCTCGATGCATACTCAATTAGGTGCACGTACAGAGAGGCTATCTGCTGATGGTATGAGAATAGCCTGTGCACATTTTCAATGTGCGGCATGGGCATTTGAACATTTAAAAAACAGTTATCCACAGCCATCTGGTGTAGATTTAGCCCCAGAATTGATGACGTTTATGCATCAACTTTGTTTGGCTCAGGCACAAGAATGCATATTAGAGAAGAGTATGCTTGATAATCGTAAACCTACAATCGTCG CAAAAGTCGCAAGACAAATAGTGGATTATTATACGCTGGCATTAACCACGCTTAAACAAGGTGGAAGTGAAGATGGAACTATATCAGATACAGTTGGTACAAAAATATACAGG AGTTGGAAACGATACGTGAAATTTAAAAAGGCCTACCATCTAGCAGTTACTCATTTATATCAAGGGTTAGCAGCAGAAGAACAGAGAAAAATGGGAGAGAGGGTGGCATTTTATAATGCTGCATTAGCTTCGTTAAACGAAGCACAATCAATTTATGCACATGCAAAGACTGAAGAGAAGACACTTATAGAAGAAGCACTTACCTTTACAAACGACGTGATAGAGGGGAAACGTAAAGCagctaaaaatgaaaatgaatttatatACCATGAAGAGGTACCTGAGAAGGAAACTCTACCCACAGTAAAAGGAGCCTCGTTAGTTAAAGGAATATCGTTTAGTATAAACGATCCTGAAGTTTCGGGTCCTGATATATTTGCCAG ATTAGTACCAATGAAAGTACACGAAGCCAGTTCTTTGTACTCGGAGGAAAAAGCAAAAATATTGCGATCCATTGGCAGCAAAATCGAAGATAAAGATCAACAGTTGAATAGTTACTTAGCATCTTTAAAGTTAGAGCATATGAGTCTATGGGATCCCGATGTTCAAATTACGGAATGGGAACGTTTGCCTCTTCCTGATGAATTGGTTGAAAGATGCGCAGCACTGAATGCAAAGCAGCACGTCATTCAAGAACTAGTAGATGTAATGGGAAAATTATCCAACACCAGTCAAGACGTCGAGAAGATATTGAAGGAAATTAATAAGCTTCTTCTTGACGAAGAGATGAA AGAAAAACAGTATCAGGATGCAGTTGGAAAAAGACCGCCATCGATCGTAGCTACTGATTTAACCAGGGAAGCTAAAAAATATGAAGAAGCTCACAGCAAAGCATCAGAGAGTAATCATGCATTGCACAAAGCGATTACAATGCAtgtgaaaaatttaaaaatactcgCCCAACCACTTGCCGAACTTATGACTCATGTACCATCACCGAGTGCCTACCTTTCAG AACAAAACAACGAGAAATCACAAACTGCTATCGAATTGGAACGAATGCACACAAAAGAATTGAAACACATTTTAGGCAAAGTGGATGAAATGCGCCGACAAAGAAACGAATTACATACAAAATTACGCGATTCGATTGCACAGGATGATTTGACACGATTATTAGTTACTGCTACATCCGATTCCGGACCTTTGGACCGCTTATTCGCAGATCAACTTAGTAAACATCAAAATTTA GTATCATTGATAGAGCAAAATCTTGTTGCACAGGATAATATCCTAGCAGCTTTGACAGACGCGTACGCTCAAACTGCTAACGTACGAAAAGGAGTCGAGGAAATATTAAAACGTCGAGAACATACTGTAACGTCTTTAATCGCGTCCTATGATGCTTACGAAGATTTGTTGGGCAAAGCCAACAAAGGTCTCGAATTTTATAGGAAATTGGAGATAAATGTGTCGAAATTGCTGCAAAGAGTGAAAAGCACTTGCAAGGTGCAGGAAGAGGAACGCGAGCACATTCTTGCTCAGGATAACAAAAATTCCCAAGGAAAAGTCGATACGATGACAACTACTACTTACGACCAAAACCGCGTTCGATCTGGTAGTGGTCTTAAGTtgaaagattatttaaataacagaCCAGAGAATGTTCAGAATCAATATTATAACGTGGGCAAAGGCCAAGCTAGACCATTTCCAGGAGACGCAACAGTGAAAGCATATTTAGACGATACAGTAGACAAAAACGTAATTCATTCCGCGGGAATTTCATTACCGGATACAGCATCGTCTGCACAGTCTATGCAACAGTATTATCCCGCATCATACACAGATTACAAACCCAATTTACCATACGCTTACGAAACTGTTTCGTATAATGAAAACTCCACG GTAACCGTAACAAATATGACAACGAGTACTGCAAGCACTGTAGCACATTATCCGACAAATTCCTTCATGTCAAATGGTCAATACTCTGCAGTTTTGGATGGTCAACACAAGTATTCTACAAATACTCAACTGCAGTATAATCTTCCTTCAAATGTAGCACAATATGAAACTTATCAACCTCCGATAAATTACAACACCGGATACAATTTTACACAACAGTATCCCTCTACTGTTGAAAAATCCGACAACGCGATTGACACAAAAGTTCGGAATCTACCTCCCGAAATGTCAGTAGTATCACAGACAGCTGTACCAACGTCTAGTGTAACTAGCAAATCCCTGAATGTGCATCAAAATATTTACATGGCTACAGATCAACAACGGCAGCAGTATGGAACTGAGTCAGTTCCTCAGCAAACACTTGCTTCTGAAGGATCTGCGCAAACTATTCGAAACCAACAGGTGTTGCCAGCTAATGGTCCTCAGATGCAAAACTATGTACTCCCACAAATCAGTCAAAATGAAGTTCCATGTTCTCAAGATTACAGCAGTGGAACAGTATACTATAACCAATTGGATCTGCATACCCAGCAGACAGCTGGGTCTGCTCAAAGCACGCCTGGAACAGCCAATATTGCTGTCTCTACATCTCGCATACCAACGCATTACGTGCATACAAACATTCCTCAATCCGTTAACTCCACTACATCTTTGACAGTTATAGGGAACGAAAAGGACACTTCAAACTTACATAGTACTACTATTATGCAATATCCAGGCCAAACAGAGCCATTTTATGTGGATAAAACTTATTCGTATGGAACGCAAGTACCCATCAACAACACAGCTTTAAGTTACCCCTGTACATACCAAAGTGTGCAGCAAAACACTGGTGTTTCATATGCCCACACTATCATGCCTTCTGATACCTGTAACACATACACATACCCAAGCTGCTCAAGTACTGCAGAAATAATTCAAAGTCATGCAAAATCATCAACCATCCAAAATTATTCACAGATGTACCAGTATCCACAGCAATCACATTATTCTGGATATGTTGGTTATTCGCCTTCTTATAATCAAGGATATAATTACATGCAAAGCAATCAAATAACAAATGCAGTAACAGAGACTTACAAAAACCATATGGGATACACATATAATCCCACTAGTCAGTGCTACGATTACAATCCATCAATTAACCTACAAAATATGCAACCTGctcaggaacaacaacaacaaccaccaccagcaccaccaccaccaccaccagcaGAGTTGACATTGCAAACGACTGTTACAAACAGTAACGTTTATTTACCTCAAGAGAGCAATGCAACATATACAAATGCTAGCAATAACTCATTGGTGAGTCAAACACCATCTTCTCAGTATTCGGGGCAGCCGTATCAGTCTCAAGGTGCATCTGATATCTATTATACAACACCATATGGTCTTCAAATGCAAAATCAAG CATCCACTGGTAAAAATGAAAACCAAACAAATTATAATCAAACATATATGCAAGCTGTTAACAATGGAACAAATACAACTACGAGCAAAAATCCCACAAAATCTACCACAAAATCATCAGAAAAGTCTAACGTGGATTTGTTGTCTGACTTGGACATTACTATAAATCATGCTCCCTTAGTTCCGGAAATACGTCCTTTGAACAAAACTCAAATACAAGAGGAATCTGAAGTCAGCACTGTCGATGATGGAGACAACATAGAACGACAAAATGAAAATGAACAAGCGAATGCACAGGCTTGTGTCAGCGAGGATAAagtagaaaatgaaaatttacaAATAGTGTGGGATACATGGTATAATGATGTACAACCAAAAAAAGATCCTCTAGGAGAACCAGTGGCTCTTCAAAAATTCATTAGCGAAgttgaaaaatatgaaaaatttatAGATAGTTTACTTGTTAAAACATTAAGCGGGGCAACAAATCTTGACATAAAGTGGAAGGAGATCCAAGAATTTGAA gAGAGAGAAACAGGAAAGCAATCATGTACTGTGGCATTGGCTCATTCCTCAGAGAACAGAGTTATGGAATGTATCCCTTACGATGCTGCTAGGGTACAGATACTATCAACGGATACTCAACTAAGTTATATCAACGCTTCACATGTAGTGGAAATCACACAATGGATGCCAACATCGTTCATCGTTACTCAAACACCATTAGTAGATAAAACACAAGTATTTTGGATGATGACGTGGGAGCAAGAATGCGAAATAATTGCATGCTTAGCTTCGGATATGCAG TTAAATGGTGAAATCTATTGGCCCACAAACGAAGAAGATATCTTACACATCGGCACGTTTACGATTACATTGAAAAAGAGGGTCAATCATGTTTCTTATATCCAAAGGGTTATAtctgtatataatattaagaaAAATTCAGAAAAGACTGTCGTGCATATGCAATTCCTTACGTGGCCTTCCAA CGGCTTCCCTAGTAGTCCAGGAACGTTACTTACATTTGCAACAGACGTCATGACGGAACAAGCGTTGCGACGTTGCTCAAAGCCCATAATTGTTCATTGTCTGGACGGAGGATCGTTGAGCAGCTTATTTTTGGTTGCAACGGCAACAGTATGTCATATAAGGGCTGGATGTGGAATAGTCGATGTACCCCTGGTATTTAAAGGTTTTCTCAAATACCGCAAACAGGTTGTAAATAAGGAATCTCTGTTATTTGCTTATCAACTGGTTTTGTATCACGCCCAAGACATTTTAATGAAAC GCGGCATTTTATCATCCACACGCTCAACTTTCGAAAACTTCGAAGGATTCAAGGGGAACAAAGATAAGATCTCGAGAAAAATGCATCCTTCGGATGATTTCCTTCAAAGTCTCGGCATTAACGCTCAACGATCAGATACCGAACAAG GTCAACAGAAAGCTGCGGCAAACAATGGTACAGGACCTTCGAATTCAACATCCATTCAAGAGAAAGGCAACGAAACAACGATGGATCCTTTGAATCAGTTAGATCCTTTGTGGTCCATTAGAAGATAA